The genomic window TGACCatataaaatgttttattgCTGATGATAATGTTATGGTAAAAGCTATTGCATTTCGTTCTGCAAATACTCATCTTGGCTCTGCTATCATGCAGGGTAATGTTAAAGCTATTTTGGGTAAAATCTCTATGAATTACTGGAATGGCAATGAATttgtacaatttttaatagaagaTGTATTGACCATTAGTTGAGTGTATCTGTTCAGCAGAGTGGCAAAATAGGTAGACaagataaaccaaaaaatcgagaaaaagTGAGTTTACAACAACTGGTGTCATGAAATTATCTGACACTGATTTCCATCCAAGagggtgtcatcccagtgctcctataatgtcatcccagtgcgtgacactgggatgacaccctacttaaccgtcataccgcgattcattcgcggtatctcttagccgctaacaagtagcgggatgacgagctTATCGTCATGCCActgcgaaccgtcataccgccgcgaaccgtcataccgcgattcattcgcggtatctctagatcccgctaacaagcagtgGGATGACGAGCTTATCGTCACGCCGccacgaaccgtcataccgccgcgaaccgtcataccgcgattcattcgcggtatctctagatcccgctaacaagtagcgggatgacggttgtcgtttagccataaacattaaaaaatttaccaaatgaaaaaaaaggcaaaagaaacccTAGTCATTGTCTATTTTCAGTATTGGCGTTTTTAAGTCTTAAACACTGCAATTTAGCTGCTTTTGAATGCAACTAACCTACGctgcaaatgtttaagaaatttactaagcagaaaaaaaggcaaaagaaacccCGTGTTAGCTAGTTGTCACTCTCTAATCCTGCAAATTGGCGTACTATACTGTCTTAAACGACTTATAAGCGCGTTTCAGCTTATATAGGTAAAAACCCAGAAATGTTGTGAAGACATAAGGTGCAcatagtgcaaaaaattaaaaataagacGCCAACTACGTTGTTTTCTTGCTGTTTAATCTGCACAGATGAAGATAACTGAATACCTTCAATATCATGATAAGGGCGCTGGCGAAGGGTGTCAAGCAAGTTTTTCGTTTCTATATGGGCTACCTTAAGACTTCAACGTCTTAACGCACTTGACCCCACCAGCATATAAATTTGCATAGCTCTTTCCAGTATTAAGCAATGCAAGTCCAATGTTGTCTACACTAGAGCGCAGTTCCCCTATTTCCTCATTGTTTTCATTTGTCACTTTAGTGCCAATATCTGGAAGTGCGTTATCCCCCTCAACAAGGTAAAGTTTTCTTCTGAATATTTCTTGTCTGCTCATTCGATTTACAACTTCCTGACCTATATAACACCCCTTATTAAAGCTTATACCGTTTACCTTATCGATTAAAAATTGCAGCGGAAACGATGAATTCTGCACCATATCTTTCGCTCCATCTGGAACGAGATTTTGAATTCTAACTTTTTCATACTGAGTAAAATCCCCAACCGGCTCTTTTATTTCATCTTTATGTATGATCCTCATTCCTAGCAGCTTGTGCCTTGGATCTTGAAAAATAACTTGTGATTCACTACTACACTCCGCCAACTTAGTATTAAACAAAACTCCAACCTTATATAGTGCGCTAACGTCTTTAATTTTCACTTTCAAATAAGTTTTAAGCAAATCCAGTTTCTCGATTATTTGCTGCAAGTGCATGTTTTCGCACTCTAAGAGGGTGTATTTACCATattcaataagaaaaaaatcatataGATATTTTCCCTGAGGGCTAAGCAATAAAGAGTAAATGGCTTTTTGGCTATCCAACTTATTAATATCATTGGTTATAATACCCTGCAGAAAATCTCTAGTGTCAGGCCCATATAGCACTATCACACCACGACTTAAAAATGGTATATAACTCATGAAAtctctataaataaatctaaattttattatataacaTTAGGCTCTTTTAGAAACTGCTTTTGGCGTGCATATTTTATAATGGCGTGCATATTTTACAAGCTCCAGCCCTTGAAATCTAACTTacgagtatatatatataaacttaTAAGTTAATTTGTTGATGAGGAAAAACAAATGTCAAGTATAAGTTTAAATGTATTAGATGATAGCGTGCTGATCAAGCCTATTAGCGAAGAAAAGCAAGGTGGAATTGTGCTTCCATCAAGTGCTGAAAAGAAACCTACTAAAGGTGAAGTTATAGCAATTGGTGAAGGTTCACGCAATTCAAGTGGCGAACGCGTAACTTTAACTGTGAAAGCTGGTGATAAAGTGTTCTATCGTCAATGGGCTGGTACAGAAATAGAACATAATGATGAAAAGCTTATCGTGATGAAAGAGTCCGATATACTTGCTGTCATTAAATAGCAGTCTTTATTTTACTAAACTTAAACAAAGCGCAACATGACGCATTGTGAATGATTTTATTATagttttctaaattttttattaacaaGAGGTGATAAAAATGACTAATGTAGTAGTATCAGGTGAGCAGTTGCAAGAAGCCTTTCGTGAAGTCGCAGCAATAGTAGACTCAACGGTGGCAATAACTGCGGGACCTAGAGGAAAAACAGTAGGGATTAATAAGCCCTATGGAGCACCAGAAATTACAAAAGATGGTTATAAGGTGATGAAGGGTATCAAGCCTGAAAAACCATTAAACGCTGCGATAGCAAGCATCTTTGCACAAAGTTGTTCTCAATGTAACGATAAAGTTGGTGATGGTACAACAACGTGCTCAATACTAACTAGCAACATGATAATGGAAGCTTCAAAATCAATTGCTGCTGGAAACGATCGTGTTGGTATTAAAAACGGAATACAGAAGGCAAAAGATGTAATATTAAAGGAAATTGCGTCAATGTCTCGTACAATTTCTCTAGAGAAAATAGACGAAGTGGCACAAGTTGCAATAATCTCTGCAAATGGTGATAAGGATATAGGTAACAGTATCGCTGATTCCGtgaaaaaagttggaaaagaGGGTGTAATAACTGTTGAAGAGAGTAAAGGTTCAAAAGAGTTAGAAGTTGAGCTGACTACTGGCATGCAATTTGATCGCGGTTATCTCTCTCCGTATTTTATtacaaataatgaaaaaatgaTCGTGGAGCTTGATAATCCTTATCTATTAATTAcagagaaaaaattaaatattattcaacCTTTACTTCCTGTTCTTGAAGCTATTGTTAAATCTGGTAAACCTTTGGTTATTATTGCAGAGGATATCGAAGGTGAAGCATTAAGCACTTTAGTTATCAATAAATTGCGTGGTGGTTTAAAAGTTGCTGCAGTAAAAGCTCCAGGTTTTGGTGACAGAAGAAAGGAGATGCTCGAAGACATAGCAACTTTGACTGGTGCTAAGTACGTCATAAAAGATGAACTTGGAATCAAGATGGAAGATCTCACGCTTGATGATCTTGGTACGgctaaaaatgttaaaattacTAAAGATAATACCACAGTTGTCAGCGAAAATAGCGATTCTGACAGTGTGAAAGCTAGAATCGAGCAGATTAAATCTCAAATTGAAACTTCAACTTCTGATTATGATAAAGAAAAGCTAAGAGAACGTTTAGCGAAATTATCAGGTGGCGTTGCTGTGCTCAAAGTTGGTGGAGCAACTGAAGTGGAAGTTAAAGAACGTAGAGATAGAGTCGAAGATGCGCTGCATGCAACAAGAGCTGCAATTGAAGAAGGTATAGTTCCAGGTGGTGGGGTTGCGCTTCTTTATGCTTCATCTGTTCTCGACAAATTAAAAGGTGCAAGTGACGAGGAACAAATAGGCATAAACATTATCAAGAAAGTTCTCAGTGCTCCAATTAGAAGGTTAGTTAAAAATGCTGGTCTTGAATCTGCTGTTATAATTGACTATTTGATTAAGCAGAATGATAAAGAGCTTATATACAACGTTGAGGCTATGAATTACGCTAATGCATTTACAGCTGGTGTGATTGATCCAGCAAAAGTGGTGCGTATTGCTTTTGAAACAGCGGTATCTGTTGCGAGTGTGCTGATAACTACTGAATCTATGATAGTTGATGTACCAAGCAAAGAAAATGCTTCATCTCCTATGGGTGCAGGAGAAATGAGTGGCATGGGTGGATTCTAAGTAGAATGAAACCGTGGAGCA from Drosophila ananassae strain 14024-0371.13 chromosome 4 unlocalized genomic scaffold, ASM1763931v2 tig00000241, whole genome shotgun sequence includes these protein-coding regions:
- the LOC123258044 gene encoding 60 kDa chaperonin → MTNVVVSGEQLQEAFREVAAIVDSTVAITAGPRGKTVGINKPYGAPEITKDGYKVMKGIKPEKPLNAAIASIFAQSCSQCNDKVGDGTTTCSILTSNMIMEASKSIAAGNDRVGIKNGIQKAKDVILKEIASMSRTISLEKIDEVAQVAIISANGDKDIGNSIADSVKKVGKEGVITVEESKGSKELEVELTTGMQFDRGYLSPYFITNNEKMIVELDNPYLLITEKKLNIIQPLLPVLEAIVKSGKPLVIIAEDIEGEALSTLVINKLRGGLKVAAVKAPGFGDRRKEMLEDIATLTGAKYVIKDELGIKMEDLTLDDLGTAKNVKITKDNTTVVSENSDSDSVKARIEQIKSQIETSTSDYDKEKLRERLAKLSGGVAVLKVGGATEVEVKERRDRVEDALHATRAAIEEGIVPGGGVALLYASSVLDKLKGASDEEQIGINIIKKVLSAPIRRLVKNAGLESAVIIDYLIKQNDKELIYNVEAMNYANAFTAGVIDPAKVVRIAFETAVSVASVLITTESMIVDVPSKENASSPMGAGEMSGMGGF